From one Cognatishimia sp. WU-CL00825 genomic stretch:
- the yghU gene encoding glutathione-dependent disulfide-bond oxidoreductase, which yields MSDSTYVPPKTWVWEPGNGGEFANINRPVSGATFDKELPVGKHPLQLYSLATPNGVKVTVMLEELLAAGHSDAEYDAWLIRIGEGDQFGSGFVGANPNSKIPALMDHSTTPPTRVFESGSILLHLAEKFDAFLPSTPAERVETMNWLFWQMGSAPYLGGGFGHFYAYAPEKWQYPIDRFTMETKRQLDVLDRQLANNSFIAGDSYSIADIAIWSWYGQLVLGRLYGAADFLDVTSYHHVMRWAQQIDARPAVQRGRIVNRSFGEPHEQLHERHDAGDFDTKTQDKLQNNDA from the coding sequence ATGTCAGATAGCACGTATGTTCCCCCAAAAACATGGGTCTGGGAGCCAGGCAACGGCGGCGAATTCGCCAATATCAATCGTCCGGTTTCTGGCGCGACTTTCGACAAAGAACTGCCGGTGGGCAAGCACCCTTTGCAACTTTATTCACTGGCCACGCCAAACGGTGTGAAAGTCACCGTCATGCTCGAAGAATTGCTGGCCGCCGGGCACAGCGATGCGGAATATGACGCTTGGTTGATCCGAATCGGTGAAGGCGATCAATTTGGCTCTGGCTTTGTCGGTGCCAACCCAAATTCCAAAATCCCGGCCCTGATGGATCACAGCACAACCCCGCCGACGCGGGTGTTTGAAAGCGGCTCTATCTTGCTGCATTTGGCCGAGAAATTTGACGCCTTCCTGCCCAGCACACCTGCAGAACGCGTCGAGACCATGAACTGGCTTTTCTGGCAAATGGGCAGCGCGCCTTATTTGGGTGGCGGCTTTGGCCACTTTTACGCCTATGCTCCGGAAAAATGGCAGTACCCCATTGATCGGTTTACCATGGAGACCAAACGCCAGCTTGATGTTCTGGATCGTCAATTGGCCAACAACAGCTTTATTGCCGGCGACAGCTACAGCATTGCAGATATCGCGATCTGGTCTTGGTATGGGCAATTGGTCCTAGGCCGCCTGTATGGTGCCGCAGACTTCCTGGATGTCACCAGCTATCATCATGTGATGCGTTGGGCGCAACAGATCGACGCCCGCCCCGCTGTACAACGTGGTCGCATCGTCAACCGCAGCTTTGGCGAACCTCATGAACAGTTGCAC
- the rpsU gene encoding 30S ribosomal protein S21, whose amino-acid sequence MQVSVRDNNVDQALRALKKKLQREGVFREMKLKQHFEKPSEKKAREKAEAIRRARKLARKKLQREGML is encoded by the coding sequence ATGCAGGTTAGTGTTCGCGACAACAATGTCGATCAGGCGCTTCGTGCCCTGAAGAAAAAGCTGCAGCGTGAAGGCGTTTTTCGTGAAATGAAGCTTAAGCAACATTTCGAGAAACCGTCCGAGAAAAAAGCGCGCGAGAAAGCTGAAGCGATCCGCCGTGCCCGTAAACTGGCACGTAAGAAGCTACAGCGCGAAGGTATGCTCTAA
- a CDS encoding COQ9 family protein: MTELKTRLIEAAEQHVAFDGWSDVTFDAAVADTGVDAAVARAIFPRGAVDLAVASHRLGDVRMTAALQAADLSDMRFRDKVGFAVKLRLQQCGDKEVVRRGTTLFALPQHAATGSGLIWGTADAIWRALGDTSEDINWYSKRATLSAVYTATVLFWLGDDSAAHENTWAFLDRRIDNVMQFEKAKAAFKGSALGKALAGPLEALGRIKAPKPMTGYPGQWRGD; the protein is encoded by the coding sequence ATGACTGAGTTAAAAACACGCCTGATAGAGGCCGCCGAACAGCATGTTGCATTTGATGGCTGGAGCGATGTGACCTTTGACGCGGCGGTGGCTGACACCGGTGTAGATGCGGCAGTGGCGCGGGCGATTTTTCCCCGTGGCGCGGTGGATCTGGCCGTGGCGTCACATCGTTTGGGTGATGTGCGCATGACGGCGGCTTTGCAGGCGGCAGACCTGAGCGACATGCGGTTTCGCGACAAAGTGGGTTTTGCGGTGAAACTGCGCTTGCAACAATGTGGCGACAAAGAAGTGGTGCGCCGGGGCACAACCCTGTTTGCCTTGCCCCAGCATGCGGCCACGGGCAGCGGGCTGATCTGGGGCACAGCTGATGCGATCTGGCGCGCGCTGGGGGATACGTCAGAAGACATCAATTGGTATTCAAAACGCGCCACCTTAAGCGCGGTTTATACAGCAACCGTGTTGTTTTGGCTGGGCGATGACAGCGCCGCGCATGAAAACACCTGGGCGTTTCTGGATCGGCGCATCGACAATGTCATGCAATTTGAGAAGGCCAAAGCCGCCTTTAAAGGCAGCGCCTTGGGCAAAGCCTTGGCCGGACCGCTGGAGGCTTTGGGACGGATAAAAGCCCCAAAGCCGATGACCGGATATCCCGGACAATGGCGCGGCGATTAA